A stretch of the Papaver somniferum cultivar HN1 chromosome 6, ASM357369v1, whole genome shotgun sequence genome encodes the following:
- the LOC113286716 gene encoding probable glucan 1,3-beta-glucosidase A has protein sequence MESVSFKWLFLSFLFLSSAHSALCTVDGVNGGKVRGVNLGNWLVIEGWMKPSLFDGIINEDMLDGAKVQFKSLSTKKYVCAEEGGDSGVVTVDREKASGWETFRLWRVSPSEYQLRSFKGQFLSCAGQGASVTAISGLPSLKETFTIERSGNGRVRIKHSSGIYIQASSGNNLKADYVGTPAFDDGNAAIFEMTFDGGRLQGEYQLSNGHGPEKAKQVLTEHRNSYITREDFQFLSQNGINTVRIPVGWWITKDPNPPAPYVGGGLAALDNAFKWAQEFGMKCIIDLHAAPGSQNGMDHSSSRDGFIEWTKSDNIQQSLDAIQFLAAKYGSDPSLVGIELLNEPHSPEVPLDTVLNYYKDGYNIVRKHSATAYVIMSQMIGPGDPADIYKANTGKSNVVLDLHYYNLYDDKFNNMSTQENIDFLYNTRKTQMDSLKSADGPLVFIGEWVNEFGRGGSQEDYQNFGRAQLDVYGSASFGWAYWSFKNVQQHWSLEWNINNNYLQL, from the exons atggaaTCCGTTTCCTTCAAATGGCTTTTCCTTTCGTTTCTTTTCCTTTCTTCGGCACACTCAG CTTTGTGCACCGTGGATGGAGTGAACGGTGGGAAAGTAAGAGGTGTGAACTTGGGTAATTGGTTGGTTATTGAAGGATGGATGAAACCTTCACTATTTGATGGCATTATCAACGAAGATATGCTT GACGGAGCAAAGGTTCAGTTTAAATCTCTGAGCACAAAAAAATATGTATGTGCAGAGGAGGGAGGGGATTCCGGCGTTGTCACCGTAGACAGAGAAAAAGCTAGTGGTTGGGAAACTTTCAGA TTATGGAGGGTATCTCCATCGGAATATCAACTTCGTTCTTTTAAAGGGCAGTTTCTATCCTGTGCTGGTCAAGGGGCCTCTGTCACCGCAATATCGGGATTACCATCTTTAAAAGAAACGTTTACTATTGAAAGATCTGGCAATGGTCGAGTTCGTATTAAACATTCTAGCGGTATATATATACAG GCATCTTCTGGAAATAATCTGAAAGCAGACTATGTTGGGACCCCAGCATTTGATGATGGTAATGCCGCCATATTCGAAATGACTTTTGATGGTGGCCGTTTGCAAGGAGAATACCAGCTGTCTAATGGGCATGGACCTGAAAAAGCAAAACAAGTGCTCACT GAACATAGGAACAGCTACATTACACGAGAAGACTTTCAGTTTCTTAGCCAAAATGGAATAAACACCGTGAGAATTCCTGTTGGGTGGTGGATTACCAAAGATCCCAATCCACCAGCTCCTTATGTTGGGGGAGGTTTGGCAGCTCTAGATAATGCATTCAAATGGGCACA GGAGTTTGGCATGAAATGCATTATCGACCTTCACGCAGCTCCAGGCTCCCAAAATGGAATGGATCACAGTTCCAGTCGTGATGGTTTTATTGAATGGACGAAATCGGATAATATCCAGCAAAGCCTCGATGCAATCCAATTCCTAGCTGCCAA GTACGGAAGCGATCCATCTTTGGTGGGTATTGAGCTTTTGAATGAACCACATTCTCCTGAAGTTCCTTTGGATACTGTACTGAATTACTACAAAGACGGATATAACATTGTGAGGAAACATTCAGCCACAGCTTATGTAATAATGAGTCAGATGATTGGCCCTGGAGACCCAGCTGACATTTATAAGGCCAACACGGGTAAAAGCAACGTAGTATTGGACTTGCACTACTATAATCTCTACGATGATAAATTCAATAATATGAGCACACaggagaatatcgatttcttgtATAATACCAGGAAAACTCAAATGGATTCCCTAAAGTCTGCCGATGGACCATTGGTGTTTATTG GGGAATGGGTGAACGAATTTGGCAGAGGTGGGTCTCAAGAGGATTATCAAAACTTCGGTAGAGCACAATTGGATGTATATGGTTCAGCTTCTTTTGGATGGGCATATTGGTCATTCAAGAATGTTCAACAACATTGGTCTCTCGAGTGGAACATCAATAACAATTACCTGCAGTTATAG
- the LOC113286717 gene encoding G-type lectin S-receptor-like serine/threonine-protein kinase At1g11410, whose protein sequence is MNSLNTSDGPLLFIGEWVNHYGKGDHSQREYQDFGRAQLDVYGSASFGWAYWTLKNVQNHWSLKWNIDNNYLQLAAPITAVRKRKAIAYWKIVVPVSILVVAIMCVLGYIYLFKRNKTHKRERLKGLQGVVTDLMKSKSTYNDTPDNSFDNGQTEGETQELQIFNYTCLSNATNNFCSTNKLGEGGFGPVYKGKLQNEKEIAVKRLSKHSGQGIEEFKNEVVLISKLQHRNLVRLLGCCIRGEEYMLIYEYIPKSSLDAFLFDPSKKTQLDWNKRFNIIGGIARGLLYLHRDSRLRVIHRDLKVSNILLDENMTPKISDFGMARIFGGDQVIAETNRVVGTFGYMSPEYIMGGTFSEKSDVFSFGVLILEIVSSKRNNSFYNPEKPINLLLHTWRLWNEGKWSEIVDETLGDLYSPLEVKKCIHIGLLCVQNRAIDRPTMTEVDQMLISETDRPSPKEPPYTFPASSDKRDSETSGCSNNYVSITAVEGR, encoded by the exons ATGAATTCCCTAAACACTTCTGATGGACCATTGTTGTTTATTG GGGAATGGGTGAACCATTATGGAAAAGGAGATCACTCTCAGAGGGAATATCAAGACTTTGGTAGAGCACAGTTAGATGTGTATGGATCAGCTTCATTTGGATGGGCATATTGGACACTCAAGAATGTGCAAAATCATTGGTCTCTCAAGTGGAACATCGATAACAATTACCTCCAGTTAGCTGCTCCTATAACTGCAG TCAGAAAGAGAAAGGCTATAGCTTATTGGAAGATCGTCGTTCCTGTTTCTATTTTGGTGGTAGCTATCATGTGCGTCTTAGGCTACATTTATCTGTTCAAGAGAAATAAGACTCATAAAAGAG AAAGATTGAAAGGACTCCAAGGAGTGGTTACAGATTTGATGAAATCCAAGTCTACCTACAATGACACTCCAGATAATTCATTTGATAATGGTCAAACAGAAGGAGAAACACAGGAATTGCAAATATTTAACTACACTTGTTTATCCAATGCTACAAACAACTTCTGTTCGACAAATAAATTGGGAGAAGGAGGTTTTGGTCCAGTTTATAAG GGTAAACTGCAAAACGAGAAGGAAATAGCAGTGAAACGACTGTCTAAACACTCTGGACAGGGTATTGAAGAGTTCAAGAATGAGGTTGTATTGATCTCCAAACTTCAACACCGTAACCTTGTGAGATTGTTGGGTTGTTGCATTCGAGGAGAAGAATACATGTTAATTTATGAATACATTCCCAAGAGTAGCCTGGACGCATTTCTATTTG ATCCAAGTAAGAAAACACAACTAGATTGGAATAAGCGCTTCAATATTATTGGAGGGATTGCTCGGGGCCTTCTTTACCTTCACCGTGATTCTCGTTTAAGAGTTATTCATAGAGACCTCAAAGTCAGTAACATATTATTGGATGAAAACATGACCCCAAAAATTTCAGACTTTGGAATGGCACGGATATTTGGTGGTGACCAAGTTATTGCGGAAACAAACCGTGTCGTTGGTACATT TGGTTACATGTCCCCAGAGTATATAATGGGAGGCACATTTTCGGAAAAGTCAGATGTCTTTAGTTTCGGAGTGTTGATTCTAGAAATTGTCAGCAGTAAGAGAAATAACAGCTTTTACAATCCTGAAAAACCTATAAACCTCTTACTTCAT ACTTGGAGACTTTGGAATGAAGGGAAATGGTCAGAGATTGTGGACGAGACTTTGGGTGATTTATATTCTCCATTAGAAGTGAAGAAATGTATACATATCGGTCTGTTATGTGTTCAGAATAGAGCAATAGATAGGCCAACAATGACTGAAGTAGATCAAATGCTTATCAGTGAAACTGATCGTCCATCTCCAAAAGAACCTCCATATACTTTCCCAGCATCATCAGATAAGCGAGATTCAGAGACAAGTGGCTGCTCAAACAATTATGTCAGTATCACGGCAGTTGAAGGTCGATAA
- the LOC113290346 gene encoding uncharacterized protein LOC113290346, with amino-acid sequence MESVSCKWLLLSFVCLSCANSALCAVDGVKGGKVRGVSLGNWLVIEGWMKPALFNNITNGDMLDGTKVRFQSSKSKKYVSAKYGGGAEVFVDIDEANDWETFGLWRVNESVYQFRTMDGQFLSCNGQGALVTATSILPSLNGTFTIERSSFDRVIIKHSSGKYLQASGNELKADFVGTSGFTDGNAAIFVMTKHGDMQGEYQLSNGHGRENATKVLTDHRNSYITREDFEYLSKHDINTVRIPVGWWIAKDPNPPAPYVGGSLAALDNAFKWAKEFEIKCIINLHAAPGSQNGRDHSSSRDDIIDWTKSDNIQKTLEVIEFLATKYICLSLAITCYCSAISSYTYSYNSHNYILTIAYSSRLFSFCLLLMSMPSLIFRYGNDTSLLGIDLLNDPNVSFDVLQKYYNDGYNIVRKHSSKAYVIMCQLSSEEPINLYRANTGKSNAVLDMHYYNTDSTFENMTVQENIN; translated from the exons ATGGAATCTGTTTCTTGCAAATGGCTCCTACTTTCATTTGTTTGCCTTTCTTGCGCAAACTCTG CTTTGTGCGCCGTGGATGGAGTGAAAGGTGGGAAAGTAAGAGGTGTGAGCTTGGGTAATTGGTTGGTTATTGAAGGATGGATGAAACCTGCACTATTTAATAACATCACCAATGGAGATATGCTT GATGGAACTAAGGTTCGGTTCCAGTCTTCGAAGTCTAAGAAGTATGTGAGTGCAAAGTATGGAGGAGGTGCAGAAGTCTTTGTCGACATAGACGAAGCCAATGATTGGGAAACCTTCGGA TTATGGAGGGTTAATGAATCAGTTTATCAGTTTCGTACTATGGACGGACAGTTTCTATCCTGTAATGGACAAGGGGCCTTGGTCACCGCAACATCAATATTACCGTCGTTGAATGGAACATTTACTATTGAAAGATCCAGTTTTGATCGAGTTATTATTAAACACTCCAGCGGTAAATATTTGCAG GCGTCTGGAAATGAACTCAAAGCGGACTTCGTTGGGACTTCAGGATTTACTGATGGTAATGCAGCCATATTTGTGATGACTAAACATGGAGATATGCAAGGAGAGTACCAGCTCTCCAATGGGCATGGACGAGAAAATGCAACAAAAGTGCTTACT GATCATAGGAATAGCTACATTACACGAGAGGACTTTGAGTATCTTAGCAAACACGATATAAACACCGTGAGGATTCCTGTTGGGTGGTGGATTGCCAAAGATCCCAATCCACCAGCTCCTTATGTTGGGGGGAGTTTGGCAGCTCTGGATAATGCTTTCAAATGGGCAAA ggagtttgagaTAAAATGCATAATCAACCTTCACGCAGCTCCCGGTTCCCAAAATGGAAGGGACCACAGTTCTAGTCGTGATGATATTATTGACTGGACGAAATCAGATAATATCCAGAAAACCCTTGAAGTTATAGAATTCCTAGCTACCAAGTACATATGTTTATCTCTAGCTATAACTTGTTATTGCTCGGCTATCTCAAGCTATACCTACTCTTACAACAGTCATAATTACATATTGACAATTGCTTATAGCTCTCGGTTATTTTCTTTCTGTCTGCTCCTAATGAGCATGCCATCTTTGATTTTCAGGTACGGAAACGATACATCTCTTTTGGGGATTGATCTTTTGAATGATCCCAATGTTTCTTTTGATGTGTTACAAAAGTACTACAATGACGGATATAACATTGTAAGGAAACATTCATCCAAAGCTTATGTAATAATGTGTCAGTTGAGCTCTGAAGAACCAATAAACCTTTATCGTGCCAACACTGGTAAATCCAACGCAGTATTGGACATGCACTACTATAATACCGATAGTACCTTCGAAAATATGACCGTACAGGAGAATATCAATTAA